One Parasphingorhabdus cellanae genomic region harbors:
- a CDS encoding primosomal protein N', giving the protein MASMNRVDAPIRNRVRVVLLNAALGPLDYRVPEDMDVFHGSIVMAPLGPRKMPGVVWDADSFPVDEIDAKKLRPLLELREVPPLSAPLRKLIEWVARYYFASPASVLRMVLSSGAAFADNRPITEYRLNGNIPKRMTPQREQALEKLAGVQGTISELAFKADVSIAVMRGLEKAGALDSSQASPFADITRPDPDFAKVDLSDDQKQVSEKLVHAVQDSVFQPYLLDGVTGSGKTEVYFEAVAEALRQDKQTLVLLPEIALTEPFLDRFKARFGTEPIAWHSGLKQSDRKRNWHALADGDARVIVGARSALFLPYKNLGLIIVDEAHEVSFKQEDGVRYHARDVAVMRGLHEKIPIVLASATPAIESRHQVEQGNYELLELPARFGAATLPEIEALDLTQDIPERGSWLAPTLINALEENLAKGEQSLLFLNRRGFAPLTLCRTCGHRINCPNCTAWMVEHRLTKRLACHHCGHVMPQPEKCPECGDEDSLVACGPGVERICDEVQMLFPQARTAIVTSDTIWSPAKAGEFVAQMEAGAIDIVVGTQLVTKGYHFPNLTLVGVVDADIGLEGGDLRAAERSFQQIAQVAGRAGRADKPGHVYVQTRMPSAPVIQALIKGDRDGFYNAETESRRAAAAPPFSRLAAIIISSEDNAEAIETARLIGQTAPKLDGFAVYGPAPAPLAMLRGRHRHRLLVHAHRSVELQAIMHQWLEKLEWPRAVRVGVDVDPYSFV; this is encoded by the coding sequence ATGGCCAGTATGAATCGCGTCGATGCCCCGATCAGAAACAGAGTAAGAGTGGTTTTACTCAATGCCGCTTTAGGCCCGCTTGATTACCGAGTGCCCGAAGACATGGATGTATTCCACGGTTCGATCGTCATGGCACCATTGGGGCCCCGAAAAATGCCCGGTGTAGTTTGGGACGCGGACAGTTTTCCAGTAGATGAAATCGACGCCAAAAAGCTCCGCCCCTTGCTAGAATTGCGAGAAGTTCCGCCGTTATCTGCGCCACTACGGAAGCTGATCGAATGGGTCGCACGCTATTATTTCGCTTCTCCAGCTTCAGTCCTGCGTATGGTTTTATCGAGCGGTGCGGCTTTTGCGGACAATCGCCCAATCACAGAATATCGACTGAACGGTAATATACCGAAGCGGATGACGCCGCAGCGGGAGCAGGCGCTGGAAAAACTTGCCGGTGTGCAAGGCACAATTAGTGAATTGGCCTTTAAAGCCGATGTATCCATCGCGGTCATGAGAGGATTGGAAAAAGCAGGCGCCTTGGATAGCAGTCAAGCATCTCCTTTTGCGGACATCACTCGTCCTGATCCGGATTTTGCCAAGGTTGACCTAAGCGATGATCAGAAACAAGTCAGTGAAAAGCTCGTTCACGCGGTACAAGACTCGGTTTTCCAACCTTATTTGCTGGATGGAGTGACGGGTTCCGGCAAGACAGAAGTTTATTTTGAAGCGGTAGCAGAGGCACTTCGTCAGGATAAGCAAACCTTGGTCCTGCTGCCTGAAATCGCTCTGACCGAGCCATTTCTTGACCGGTTCAAAGCGCGTTTTGGAACCGAACCCATCGCCTGGCATAGCGGGTTGAAACAATCCGACCGTAAAAGAAACTGGCACGCGCTTGCGGACGGTGACGCGAGGGTAATCGTGGGCGCACGATCAGCTCTATTTCTACCCTATAAAAACCTAGGACTGATCATTGTGGATGAAGCCCATGAGGTAAGCTTCAAACAGGAAGACGGTGTGCGCTATCATGCCCGTGATGTCGCAGTAATGCGGGGACTGCATGAAAAAATCCCGATCGTACTGGCCTCTGCCACACCCGCGATTGAAAGCCGTCATCAGGTGGAACAGGGCAATTATGAGCTGCTGGAACTGCCCGCCCGCTTTGGCGCGGCAACCTTGCCAGAGATAGAGGCGCTTGATCTCACCCAAGATATTCCGGAACGCGGGTCCTGGCTCGCGCCGACACTGATTAACGCGCTGGAAGAAAATTTAGCCAAAGGCGAGCAATCCCTGCTTTTTCTTAATCGCCGGGGCTTTGCTCCGCTGACTTTGTGCCGCACTTGTGGTCATCGAATAAATTGCCCCAATTGCACTGCTTGGATGGTGGAACACCGGCTAACCAAGCGCCTTGCTTGCCACCATTGCGGCCATGTCATGCCGCAACCGGAAAAATGCCCAGAATGCGGTGACGAGGACTCGCTGGTCGCTTGTGGTCCGGGGGTCGAACGTATTTGCGACGAGGTACAAATGCTATTCCCGCAAGCGCGAACGGCGATTGTCACCTCTGACACCATCTGGTCGCCGGCCAAAGCTGGTGAATTTGTGGCTCAAATGGAGGCTGGTGCGATTGATATTGTTGTGGGTACACAGCTTGTCACCAAGGGCTATCATTTTCCCAATCTGACTTTGGTTGGTGTTGTCGACGCGGATATCGGGTTGGAAGGCGGCGATCTGCGCGCCGCAGAACGCAGTTTCCAGCAAATAGCACAAGTCGCAGGCCGCGCAGGTCGAGCGGACAAGCCAGGACATGTCTACGTACAGACACGCATGCCTAGCGCGCCTGTGATCCAGGCATTAATTAAAGGCGATCGAGATGGGTTCTATAATGCAGAAACGGAGTCCCGCCGCGCTGCTGCCGCGCCGCCTTTCTCAAGACTAGCCGCGATTATTATTTCGTCTGAGGACAATGCAGAAGCCATTGAAACCGCACGCCTGATTGGTCAGACAGCGCCCAAACTGGACGGGTTTGCGGTCTATGGCCCTGCTCCTGCACCGCTTGCCATGCTGCGTGGCCGCCATCGGCATCGCTTGCTTGTTCATGCACATCGTTCAGTGGAGCTGCAGGCAATCATGCACCAATGGCTCGAAAAACTGGAATGGCCCAGAGCAGTGCGGGTCGGTGTTGACGTAGATCCCTACAGCTTTGTTTGA
- the fsa gene encoding fructose-6-phosphate aldolase, with product MKFFVDTADTAEIADLAATGMVDGVTTNPSLIKKSGRDIMEVTKEICGLTDGPVSAEVVALDHETMMKEAEVLRKIADNVCIKVPLTIDGLKTCKALTSEGTMVNVTLCFSANQALLAAKAGASFISPFVGRHDDNGFDGMKLIDDIRLIYDNYAFDTEILVASIRHPIHVLESARIGADVGTMPPNVIRGLFKHMLTDKGIEGFLADWKDTGQNIG from the coding sequence ATGAAATTCTTTGTTGATACCGCCGACACCGCCGAAATTGCCGACTTGGCAGCAACGGGAATGGTAGATGGTGTGACCACCAATCCGTCGCTGATCAAGAAGTCGGGGCGTGACATTATGGAAGTCACCAAAGAGATTTGCGGACTGACTGATGGCCCGGTTTCCGCAGAAGTGGTTGCACTGGATCATGAGACCATGATGAAAGAGGCGGAAGTGCTGCGGAAAATTGCGGATAACGTCTGCATCAAAGTGCCATTGACTATTGATGGCCTAAAAACCTGTAAGGCGCTGACCAGCGAAGGCACGATGGTCAATGTCACGCTGTGCTTCTCCGCCAATCAGGCTTTGCTCGCAGCCAAGGCAGGCGCGAGCTTTATCTCGCCCTTTGTTGGCCGCCATGACGATAATGGTTTTGACGGTATGAAGCTGATTGATGACATTCGCTTGATTTACGACAACTACGCTTTCGATACCGAGATTTTGGTCGCATCCATCCGCCACCCGATTCACGTGTTGGAGTCCGCCCGTATCGGCGCAGATGTCGGGACAATGCCGCCGAATGTTATTCGCGGGTTGTTCAAGCACATGCTAACCGACAAGGGTATTGAAGGTTTCTTGGCTGACTGGAAAGATACTGGTCAGAATATCGGGTAA
- a CDS encoding YraN family protein produces the protein MNRKRAEQQGRRAESIAAGWLRLHGWRILAQRARTPRGEVDIIAKRAGLVAFVEVKARTKAEDLETSIDQRRLQRVAAAVEILYPEYCKNGENARIDVILVAPRRLPTHLANVWHGF, from the coding sequence ATGAATCGCAAACGTGCCGAACAACAGGGACGGCGCGCAGAGAGCATTGCGGCGGGTTGGCTGCGGTTGCATGGCTGGCGGATATTGGCGCAGCGGGCACGAACGCCGCGCGGCGAAGTTGATATCATAGCCAAGCGCGCTGGACTGGTCGCCTTTGTAGAAGTAAAAGCACGGACGAAGGCGGAAGATCTGGAAACATCCATCGACCAACGTCGCCTGCAACGCGTCGCAGCAGCGGTGGAAATTCTCTACCCGGAATATTGCAAAAATGGCGAAAATGCCCGGATCGATGTGATTTTGGTTGCGCCGCGCCGCTTGCCGACCCATTTAGCCAATGTGTGGCACGGGTTTTGA
- the gshB gene encoding glutathione synthase: MTLKIAVQMDPMESVNIAGDSSFALMIAAQKRGHRLYHYDVKDLTYLAGRLTTLAHPVKVQQVEGDHYEFGEQVRLDLGSDIDVVLMRQDPPFDVGYITATHLLERIEGETLVVNNPVSVRNAPEKVYVLDYAQFMPPTLVSRNIDEIRAFQNEHGGIVVKPLHGNGGKAIFLVPEDGSNLSALIEVFNQTWPEPHMIQPFLPEVQEGDKRIVLIDGKVAGAINRKPGKGEFRSNLAQGGYAEAAELTDREKEICAAMGPDLKRLGLIFVGIDVIGGKWLTEINVTSPTGIVAIDAFNGTDTSGMIWDAIERRLQ, encoded by the coding sequence ATGACTTTGAAAATCGCCGTGCAAATGGACCCTATGGAAAGCGTGAATATTGCCGGAGACAGCAGCTTTGCGCTGATGATCGCAGCGCAAAAGCGCGGCCATAGGCTCTATCATTATGATGTCAAAGACCTGACCTATCTCGCAGGTCGCCTGACCACGCTCGCGCATCCGGTGAAAGTGCAGCAGGTTGAGGGTGATCATTATGAATTTGGTGAACAGGTACGACTGGACCTTGGCAGCGATATCGATGTGGTGTTGATGCGGCAGGATCCGCCCTTTGACGTCGGCTATATCACCGCCACGCATTTGCTGGAGCGGATTGAGGGCGAGACGTTGGTTGTCAATAATCCGGTATCGGTCCGCAATGCGCCGGAGAAAGTCTACGTATTGGACTATGCCCAATTTATGCCGCCGACATTGGTATCGCGGAACATCGATGAAATCCGTGCCTTTCAGAACGAGCATGGCGGCATTGTCGTCAAGCCGTTGCACGGCAATGGTGGCAAGGCGATCTTCCTGGTACCAGAAGATGGCAGCAATTTGAGCGCCTTAATTGAAGTCTTTAACCAGACATGGCCGGAACCGCATATGATCCAGCCGTTTCTCCCCGAAGTGCAGGAAGGCGACAAGCGAATCGTTTTGATCGACGGCAAAGTGGCCGGCGCGATCAACCGCAAGCCGGGCAAAGGCGAGTTCCGCTCTAATCTTGCGCAAGGCGGCTATGCCGAAGCGGCGGAGCTCACCGATCGCGAAAAAGAAATTTGCGCTGCTATGGGACCGGACCTGAAACGACTGGGGCTTATTTTCGTGGGCATTGATGTGATTGGCGGGAAGTGGCTGACCGAGATTAACGTGACGTCGCCGACGGGGATTGTGGCGATAGATGCGTTTAATGGCACCGATACTTCTGGGATGATTTGGGATGCGATTGAGCGGCGGTTGCAGTAA
- a CDS encoding penicillin-binding protein activator: MADKSQIGQSETMEPTIQSGRRSLLKYAGLASIIFLAGCETMVPRGGERAPTPTPTPPPVTSGLPTDQTHHRIALLVPLSGKNAGVGQSLANATTMALLDTKAGNIRMTNYDTAKGATVAARKAIADGNKLVIGPLLSDNVVAVANIARPAGVPILSFSNDAGVAGNNVFLLGHIPSQSIDRVVSYAKSKGMSRFAALVPNGVYGQRASSALLRSVKDVGGTVVSIQNFSRDSRSVEAATKKLSENGDFDAVLLADNGTMAIKAAPFIRKNASGSAKILGTDLWNTSSNLAGSPAMRGAWFASVSDGLYRQYAGKYRSRYGRAPFRLSSLGYDSVLLTVKVAQNWEVGTPFPIEQLTDSGGFIGLDGVFRFRRNGVSERALEVQEIKSGSFTVVDAAPKGF; the protein is encoded by the coding sequence ATGGCAGATAAATCGCAGATAGGACAGAGTGAAACAATGGAACCAACTATCCAAAGCGGACGCCGCAGCCTGTTGAAATATGCCGGGCTAGCCTCCATCATTTTTCTGGCGGGTTGTGAAACAATGGTTCCGCGCGGCGGCGAACGCGCGCCTACCCCAACGCCAACACCGCCACCGGTAACCAGCGGTCTGCCGACGGACCAGACGCATCACCGTATTGCGTTGTTGGTTCCGCTATCCGGTAAAAATGCCGGCGTTGGACAATCGCTGGCCAATGCAACAACCATGGCACTGCTGGATACCAAAGCGGGCAATATCCGCATGACCAACTATGATACGGCAAAAGGCGCGACGGTGGCTGCGCGCAAAGCGATAGCCGATGGCAACAAACTGGTGATCGGACCGCTACTTAGCGATAATGTTGTCGCTGTTGCGAATATCGCGCGTCCTGCTGGCGTACCAATTCTCAGCTTTTCTAACGACGCTGGCGTGGCGGGTAACAACGTGTTCCTGCTCGGTCATATCCCTTCACAATCCATTGATCGCGTGGTCAGCTATGCCAAATCCAAAGGTATGAGCCGATTTGCTGCGCTAGTGCCCAATGGCGTTTACGGCCAACGGGCATCGTCCGCATTGCTACGCTCTGTAAAAGACGTGGGTGGAACCGTTGTCTCAATCCAGAATTTCAGCCGCGACTCCCGATCTGTCGAAGCCGCTACCAAGAAGCTCTCTGAAAATGGCGATTTTGATGCGGTTCTGTTGGCCGACAACGGCACCATGGCAATCAAAGCGGCGCCCTTTATTCGCAAAAATGCGAGCGGCAGCGCGAAGATACTCGGCACCGACTTGTGGAACACCAGCAGCAATCTTGCCGGTTCCCCAGCTATGCGCGGAGCCTGGTTCGCTAGTGTATCAGACGGACTGTATCGGCAATATGCCGGCAAATATCGCAGCCGCTATGGCCGCGCACCTTTCCGGCTTTCCAGCCTGGGTTATGATTCAGTATTGCTGACCGTTAAAGTTGCACAAAATTGGGAAGTCGGTACGCCCTTCCCAATTGAGCAATTGACCGATTCAGGCGGATTTATTGGGCTGGATGGCGTCTTCCGTTTCCGGCGCAACGGCGTCTCTGAACGTGCGTTAGAAGTGCAAGAGATCAAAAGCGGCAGCTTCACAGTCGTGGACGCCGCACCGAAGGGTTTTTGA
- the rsmI gene encoding 16S rRNA (cytidine(1402)-2'-O)-methyltransferase — protein MSAPIEHGLYIVATPIGNLGDLSRRAEEILAVADLILVEDSRVTGKLLNYIGKKKKMMVYNDHKGEQERHDILAMVGCKIVALVSDAGTPLISDPGYKLVRDAQAAGAYVTTIPGPSAVIAALTLSGLPSDRFLFEGFLPSKAKARGEVLEELKWVKATLVFYENGSRLGAMLADAENNLGDRAAAVIREITKKFEETVTGSLSDLAHRYATEKPKGEIVVVIGPPGVAEPASSEDIETALRSALERLPASKAASEVARAFDTDRKELYDLTNRWKADAQK, from the coding sequence ATGTCTGCTCCCATTGAACATGGCCTGTATATCGTCGCCACACCAATCGGCAACCTCGGAGATTTATCGCGCAGGGCGGAAGAAATCCTCGCTGTTGCTGATCTTATATTGGTCGAGGACTCAAGAGTTACAGGTAAACTTCTGAACTATATCGGTAAAAAGAAGAAAATGATGGTCTATAATGACCATAAGGGTGAGCAGGAGCGGCATGATATTTTAGCGATGGTGGGATGTAAAATTGTCGCACTTGTAAGTGACGCTGGCACGCCGCTTATTTCCGACCCTGGTTACAAATTGGTTCGCGATGCGCAGGCGGCCGGCGCTTATGTGACGACGATCCCTGGGCCAAGTGCTGTCATCGCGGCGCTGACGCTTTCCGGATTGCCCAGTGACCGGTTTCTGTTTGAGGGTTTTTTGCCGAGCAAAGCAAAAGCACGCGGCGAGGTTTTGGAAGAGCTGAAGTGGGTTAAGGCGACGCTGGTTTTCTATGAAAATGGATCCCGCCTGGGTGCGATGCTGGCTGATGCTGAGAATAATTTGGGTGATCGGGCAGCAGCCGTCATTCGGGAAATCACGAAAAAATTTGAGGAAACGGTGACGGGCAGCCTGTCCGACCTTGCACATCGCTATGCTACTGAAAAGCCCAAGGGCGAGATTGTCGTAGTCATCGGTCCGCCGGGAGTTGCAGAACCGGCGAGCAGCGAAGATATAGAAACCGCATTGCGTTCAGCGTTGGAACGCCTACCGGCCTCCAAGGCGGCCAGTGAAGTGGCGCGCGCATTTGATACTGATCGCAAAGAGCTTTATGATCTGACTAACCGCTGGAAAGCGGACGCGCAAAAATGA
- a CDS encoding TCR/Tet family MFS transporter yields MITDRERKSATRFVLFTIFIYSVGFGIIMPVLPELIIELEGVSLSEATLIGGFISATYALFQFLMGPLVGNLGDRFGRRPVFLISLLAFGIDFALMGLAPSIIWLFIGRAIAGGLGAIFGPANAAMADMSSDEDRAKSFGLVGAAFGIGFIIGPALGGFLGDYGTRIPFFVAGGLAFLNFIYGWFAFPETIAPEEKRPFDWKRANPLGALLNLGKLPKLLGVAAIYFMWMLSNSIYPTSWAFFAPAQYGWDSKMVGISLTCVGVSTALVQALLIGRFVGTVGERKTAIFSISVAIIMFAIYALFDSGWVALLLCLIVGLQGMAMPSINAMMSRRTPSNMQGELQGFNGSMAALAAMIAPLLYNGSLSYFTSDAAPFRFVGAPFAIAAIVAIIPLFLLMIIKPSPDHKG; encoded by the coding sequence ATGATTACGGATCGAGAGCGCAAGTCCGCTACGCGCTTCGTCCTGTTCACCATATTCATTTATTCCGTTGGGTTCGGCATCATCATGCCGGTCTTGCCCGAGTTAATTATTGAGCTTGAAGGCGTCAGCCTATCCGAAGCAACATTAATTGGCGGCTTCATCAGCGCCACTTATGCGCTGTTCCAGTTTCTCATGGGACCATTAGTCGGCAATCTTGGTGATCGATTTGGCCGCCGCCCGGTATTTCTAATCTCGCTGCTAGCCTTCGGGATTGATTTTGCACTGATGGGATTAGCGCCCTCGATCATCTGGCTGTTTATCGGCCGCGCCATTGCCGGCGGCCTTGGCGCGATATTTGGTCCGGCCAATGCCGCGATGGCCGATATGTCGAGCGACGAGGATCGCGCCAAAAGCTTTGGTCTGGTCGGTGCCGCTTTTGGCATTGGATTTATCATTGGACCTGCGCTTGGCGGTTTTTTAGGCGATTATGGAACACGCATTCCGTTTTTCGTCGCTGGCGGCCTTGCTTTTTTGAATTTCATTTACGGCTGGTTTGCTTTTCCGGAGACTATTGCCCCCGAAGAGAAACGGCCCTTTGACTGGAAACGCGCCAATCCACTGGGTGCCTTGCTCAATCTTGGGAAATTACCAAAGCTGCTAGGGGTCGCCGCCATTTATTTCATGTGGATGCTCAGCAATTCCATTTATCCAACAAGCTGGGCCTTTTTCGCGCCAGCACAATATGGCTGGGACAGCAAGATGGTGGGGATATCACTCACTTGCGTAGGGGTATCAACTGCACTGGTGCAAGCCCTGTTAATCGGTCGTTTTGTCGGTACTGTGGGAGAGAGGAAAACCGCCATTTTCAGTATCTCTGTCGCCATTATCATGTTCGCGATCTATGCATTGTTCGATAGCGGCTGGGTTGCGCTACTCCTATGCCTGATCGTCGGACTGCAAGGCATGGCGATGCCCAGTATCAACGCAATGATGTCGCGCCGAACGCCGAGTAATATGCAAGGAGAGTTGCAAGGCTTTAACGGCAGCATGGCTGCCCTCGCTGCAATGATCGCACCGCTTCTATATAATGGTTCGCTGTCCTATTTCACCAGCGACGCGGCGCCCTTCCGCTTTGTCGGAGCCCCTTTTGCCATTGCAGCCATTGTAGCGATCATTCCCCTATTCTTGCTAATGATCATAAAGCCATCACCGGACCACAAAGGGTAA
- a CDS encoding DUF4197 domain-containing protein, with translation MQNIDRRKFLAAGAAATMLALPGCASLPAFSLTDAIRRLLTQSSQNAFAELMQPNGFFDSQVARISVPERLGGTRVTNIATAVLRSKPIQKRLLKQVNRAAETGADLAAPIIAETIRNMSISDAAAIIKGGDRAATTLLQNQMGTSLATRILPGVSKGLNLFDNEIINLVLSQVSDINFADISEDVTAKVSDAIYLAIGAEEAKIRANPQATNDPVLIGIFGLT, from the coding sequence ATGCAAAATATTGACCGCCGTAAATTTTTGGCCGCCGGTGCCGCCGCTACCATGCTCGCATTGCCGGGTTGTGCGAGCCTTCCAGCCTTTAGCCTGACCGATGCGATCAGGCGGTTGCTGACCCAGTCATCACAAAATGCCTTTGCTGAATTGATGCAACCCAACGGATTTTTCGACAGTCAGGTTGCCCGGATATCGGTGCCAGAGCGATTGGGCGGGACGCGCGTCACGAATATCGCGACGGCGGTGTTGCGGTCAAAGCCCATCCAGAAACGGTTGTTGAAACAGGTAAATCGTGCGGCCGAAACCGGCGCAGATTTGGCCGCACCGATTATTGCCGAGACCATTCGCAACATGAGCATATCCGACGCTGCCGCGATTATCAAAGGCGGAGATCGCGCTGCGACGACATTGCTGCAAAACCAGATGGGGACGTCGCTTGCCACCCGGATCTTGCCGGGAGTGAGCAAAGGTTTGAACCTGTTTGACAATGAAATCATCAATCTGGTGCTGTCCCAAGTCAGCGATATCAACTTTGCCGATATCAGCGAAGATGTCACGGCAAAGGTTAGCGATGCCATCTATCTTGCAATTGGTGCCGAGGAAGCGAAAATCAGGGCCAATCCGCAGGCTACTAATGATCCCGTCTTAATTGGAATATTCGGTTTGACTTAA
- a CDS encoding class I SAM-dependent DNA methyltransferase: MMGENIDPIELAKRTTKDVYERQARHWDEIRSNALHEKPWLDRFASALPASGRLLDLGCGSGIPVAGYFLEKGYDLVGVDYSPTMIDLARQHFPQAQWKVQDITKLKLNGQFDGIYSWDGFFHLSVAQQRDVIPSLCQSTKSGGSIMLTIGTGEGEVTGTVGGETVYHASLDPKEYKELFKEYGFADVQYVSKDPESLGRSVLLASGKRAQIYPVL; encoded by the coding sequence ATGATGGGTGAGAATATAGACCCGATAGAGCTAGCGAAGCGCACAACCAAAGACGTTTACGAACGCCAAGCGCGCCACTGGGATGAAATCAGGTCCAATGCACTCCACGAAAAGCCCTGGCTAGACCGCTTTGCATCGGCGCTTCCGGCCAGTGGCAGGCTGCTGGATTTGGGATGTGGTTCGGGCATTCCGGTAGCGGGCTATTTTCTGGAGAAAGGATATGATCTGGTCGGCGTAGATTATTCCCCAACCATGATCGATTTGGCGCGCCAGCACTTCCCGCAAGCGCAATGGAAAGTTCAGGATATCACCAAGCTGAAGTTGAACGGTCAGTTTGATGGTATTTACAGCTGGGATGGCTTTTTTCATCTGTCCGTTGCCCAGCAGCGGGACGTTATTCCTTCTCTGTGCCAGTCGACCAAATCTGGCGGCTCGATCATGCTGACCATTGGCACCGGCGAAGGAGAAGTGACCGGAACAGTTGGCGGCGAGACCGTCTATCACGCCAGTCTTGATCCGAAAGAGTATAAGGAGCTTTTCAAAGAATATGGATTTGCAGACGTGCAATATGTTTCAAAAGACCCAGAGAGTTTGGGGCGTTCGGTATTGTTAGCGTCTGGTAAGCGGGCGCAAATTTACCCTGTCCTATAG
- a CDS encoding trypsin-like peptidase domain-containing protein, translating to MNRFLAMFTIALAALFASPAQADPADISAASRSVVRVVLAATDGDKVAFVGHGSGFAVAPDKIVTNAHVVEIARQEKSVVIGIVPSQGGTSYGGKVIAYSSGNDLALIQLQDGGRLPPMTIFGGPVADGADVVAIGYPGSVDRAQGLNLDDLINPMSPVKTRGSVSGGRSTKQFDTILHTAPIASGNSGGPLIDNCGRILGANSFGSLSDGNDAEFGFAVSSREILSFLRKAGVKVGLTATPCRSSADISLQEQRREAAARAKMEALQRAEKAKRQQAETKLRTTISQDIVTERENQMAVAALMLVLSLVAAGGAGYLMLRDQRTPAIGTAGGAALLLVGAILVFLSRPAFSEIDDRVAVAMKEQLPDDNGTNGGQNLATAGKYQCRLNPERSRITVSQTDSLDIDWTEGGCVNERTQYGRDGAKWSRIFVPNEEQTVTISSFDPTRAEFTTERYLLGLAAMTKAREIRKQYGNRACTTDEQALSDIAEMVKAIRTELPMQTNERLVYECEKLSQ from the coding sequence ATGAACCGTTTCCTCGCCATGTTTACGATCGCCCTTGCGGCCCTATTTGCTAGCCCTGCTCAAGCAGATCCGGCCGATATTAGCGCAGCTAGTCGATCTGTTGTCCGCGTGGTGCTGGCGGCGACCGATGGCGATAAAGTGGCGTTTGTTGGCCATGGCAGCGGCTTTGCTGTCGCACCGGACAAGATTGTCACCAATGCCCATGTCGTCGAAATAGCCCGGCAGGAAAAATCTGTAGTTATCGGCATTGTGCCATCACAGGGCGGCACCAGCTATGGCGGAAAGGTGATCGCTTATTCATCCGGCAATGATCTCGCGCTTATCCAATTACAGGATGGCGGACGACTGCCACCGATGACTATCTTTGGCGGCCCGGTGGCCGATGGGGCAGATGTCGTGGCCATTGGTTATCCCGGTTCCGTTGACCGGGCTCAAGGACTGAACCTTGATGATTTGATTAACCCGATGTCGCCGGTCAAAACCCGTGGATCTGTATCGGGCGGGCGCAGCACAAAGCAATTTGATACGATTTTGCATACCGCCCCCATCGCCAGCGGTAATAGCGGCGGCCCCCTGATCGATAATTGTGGCCGCATATTGGGCGCAAACAGCTTTGGATCACTGTCCGATGGAAATGATGCAGAATTTGGTTTTGCGGTATCCAGTCGCGAAATTCTATCGTTTTTGCGCAAGGCCGGCGTGAAAGTTGGACTGACTGCTACACCATGCCGCTCTTCTGCCGATATCAGCCTGCAAGAACAGCGCCGCGAAGCGGCTGCGCGTGCCAAAATGGAGGCGTTGCAAAGGGCCGAGAAGGCCAAGCGCCAGCAAGCCGAAACCAAATTGCGGACCACCATATCACAGGATATTGTTACAGAGCGGGAAAATCAGATGGCGGTTGCCGCCCTGATGCTGGTGCTGTCGCTAGTTGCAGCTGGCGGCGCAGGTTATCTGATGCTTCGGGACCAACGAACACCCGCGATCGGGACTGCGGGCGGTGCGGCGTTGCTGCTGGTTGGCGCTATCCTGGTATTTCTATCCCGGCCTGCTTTTAGTGAGATTGATGACCGTGTAGCTGTAGCGATGAAGGAACAACTGCCCGATGACAATGGCACTAACGGCGGTCAAAATCTGGCCACTGCTGGTAAATATCAATGCCGCTTAAATCCCGAACGCAGCCGGATCACAGTATCGCAAACCGACTCTCTCGACATTGACTGGACGGAAGGCGGTTGTGTCAACGAACGCACCCAATATGGTCGTGATGGCGCTAAATGGTCACGCATTTTTGTACCCAATGAAGAGCAAACCGTCACAATCAGCAGCTTTGACCCCACGCGCGCGGAGTTTACCACCGAGCGCTATCTCCTGGGCCTTGCCGCGATGACCAAGGCGCGGGAGATCCGCAAGCAATATGGTAATCGAGCTTGTACGACAGACGAACAGGCGCTGTCGGACATTGCGGAAATGGTAAAGGCAATCCGCACCGAATTACCGATGCAGACCAATGAGCGGCTGGTATATGAATGCGAAAAATTGTCGCAATGA